In the genome of Gemmatimonadota bacterium, the window CCCGTACTGGCCGCCCCGGCGTTGGCGCAGATCGCCACCGGATTGAATCCCACGGCCCGGTCCTTCGCCACCGTACGCCTCAACGCCTCCGGATCCATCCGGAAGAGCGCGTCGGTAGGTATCAAACGCACGTTTTCGGATCGTATGCCCATGATCCGGGCTGCCCGGACCAGTGCGCTATGGCTCTGGTCGCTCGTATAGACCGTGGCGCGTTCGGGAGTGCCTGCAGACTCCCGTGCCGCGACCAGGGCTTCCAGGCTGGCCGCGGAGCCTCCGGAAGTCATCAGGCCTCCGGCGGTATCCGGATACCCCAGCCAGCGTCGGATCCAGTCCATGACGACCAGTTCCATCTGGCTTGCCCCACTGGATGTGAGCCAGGTACACTGGTTGACCTGGTATGCGGAGACCATGAAGTCAGCCAATACTCCGGGCCACGTCGGCGCCGAAGGGATGAACGCGAAGGATCGGGGGTGATCAAGGCGGGCTCCCAGGGGGAGTATGTCCTTCGCCGCCCTTGCCAGGACCTCCAGCGCGGGACTGCCGCGTTCGGGCGGATCCTCCATGAGCTGATCTTCCAGTTCCTTCTTGAACTCGCCGTCCCAAGCGTGTTGCTCCGGAAGATTCCTGATACGTTCTACGATGAGTTCCGCCGTCCTGTTCGCGAGCTCGAGCATGACGTCCGGGGGCATCTGAAGGCCGTTGAGCGCCTCCGCATCCGATCTGTCGTTCTGCTTTTCCCGTTTCTCCCGCGACACTCTTAGTCTCTCCTTATTTTCACGTCAGTCTTACGGACGTTTTTCGTTTTCGCTTCGCGACGGCTGAAGCCGGCCGCGTAGCTCCGGGAGTGCGATCACTCGATCCCGCTACGGCTCAGTGCCACGAATCCAGGTAATCCCTCTGCTCCGGCGACAACTCGTCAATGGTCATGCCCATGCTTTCGAGCTTGAGGCCGGCGATCTCCCGGTCGATTTCGTCCGGCAGCGTGTGTACTCCGGGTTTCATTCCCTCGTGGCTGGCTGCCAGGTGCTCCACGGCCAGGGCCTGGTTGGCGAAGGAAAGGTCCATGACCGCGGCGGGATGCCCCTCGCCGGCGACCAGGTTGACCAGCCGGCCCTCACCGATGAGATACAGCCTGCGGCCGGGCGCCAGGGCATACTCCTCCACGCAGGGCCGCAGGGATCTTCTCTCGACCGCGAGGGCGTCCAGGGCACGCATGTCGATTTCCACGTCGAAGTGGCCGGCGTTGGCCAGCATGGCGCCGTCTTTCATGCTTTCCAGATGATCGCGGCGTATGACCCCGCGGTTTCCGGTCACTGTGATGAAAAGGTCTCCGAGCGCGGTCGCCTCGGCCATGGGCAGTACCCGGAATCCTTCCATGGCGGCTTCCAGGGCCGCGACGGGGTCCACTTCCGTTACGATGACCTGACCGCCCAGGCCCCTCGCCCGGGACGCCACGCCTCGGCCACACCAGCCGTAGCCGCACACCACCACGGTTTTGCCAGCTATCAGCGTGTTGGTAGCCCGGAGGATGCCGTCGAGCGCGCTTTGCCCCGTGCCGAACCGGTTGTCGAAGAGGTGCTTGGTCTTCGAATCGTTGACCGCGATGACCGGAAAGGTCAGGTCGCCGTGTCGGACCATGCTTCTGAGCCGGTTTACTCCCGTGGTCGTCTCTTCCGTTCCGCCGATGATTCGATCCAGTTGCTCTCGGTGATCGCGATGCGCGGTGGTAACCAGGTCGGCCCCGTCGTCCAGCAGGATATCCGGCTGCGCATTCAGCACGGCGTGCAGGTGCCGGCTGAAGGTGCCGGAGTCTTCCCCTCTTTTCGCGAACACGGGAATCCCGTGATGCACGACCAGGCTGGCGGCCACGTCGTCCTGCGTGCTGAGGGGATTGGAAGCGCAGACGATGGGCGCCGCCCCGCCCGATTTGATCGCCGCAACCAGGTTGGCCGTCTTGGTCGAAATGTGCAGACACACGCCGACACGCAGGTTGCGAAAGGGCTGTTCTCGAGCGAACCGGTCTTTTATCGAACGCAATACCGGCATCTGGCGGGCATCCCATGCCATGCGTGCCGCGCCGGATTCGGCGAGATCGGGATCCCGGATGTCAGATTCCATGGCTTGACTATGTAGGTCGGCGACGAGTTGCTTCGGCAATCTCCGGCTGAACACCATGACGGATCCCGTCCACACGATGCAGCCGTTGCGGGATGGCTAACTGTCATTATGGCTTTCGATGTGTAACGCGTCAAGGGTAATGCACAAGTCGTACAACTGCCTCAGTTACGTTGAAAGACAAAGAC includes:
- a CDS encoding aminotransferase class V-fold PLP-dependent enzyme; the encoded protein is MSREKREKQNDRSDAEALNGLQMPPDVMLELANRTAELIVERIRNLPEQHAWDGEFKKELEDQLMEDPPERGSPALEVLARAAKDILPLGARLDHPRSFAFIPSAPTWPGVLADFMVSAYQVNQCTWLTSSGASQMELVVMDWIRRWLGYPDTAGGLMTSGGSAASLEALVAARESAGTPERATVYTSDQSHSALVRAARIMGIRSENVRLIPTDALFRMDPEALRRTVAKDRAVGFNPVAICANAGAASTGAIDPLETMADFCEAEGIWLHVDAAYGGFTVITGQGKDLLRGIERADSIGLDAHKLFFQPYEAGCLMVKDLGHLERAFAVRHDILQDTVWGANHPNFSDRGLQLSRSVRALKIWVSVKTFGMAAFRNAVSKGMELAGRAEEHIRNSGTMELLLPSSLGIVCFRVNPDNGDLDEEALEKINRKVLVRVFWEDRALMSSTLLAGKFTLRLCIVNHTTTWDDVRETLEAIERFGNEALSE
- a CDS encoding adenosylhomocysteinase gives rise to the protein MESDIRDPDLAESGAARMAWDARQMPVLRSIKDRFAREQPFRNLRVGVCLHISTKTANLVAAIKSGGAAPIVCASNPLSTQDDVAASLVVHHGIPVFAKRGEDSGTFSRHLHAVLNAQPDILLDDGADLVTTAHRDHREQLDRIIGGTEETTTGVNRLRSMVRHGDLTFPVIAVNDSKTKHLFDNRFGTGQSALDGILRATNTLIAGKTVVVCGYGWCGRGVASRARGLGGQVIVTEVDPVAALEAAMEGFRVLPMAEATALGDLFITVTGNRGVIRRDHLESMKDGAMLANAGHFDVEIDMRALDALAVERRSLRPCVEEYALAPGRRLYLIGEGRLVNLVAGEGHPAAVMDLSFANQALAVEHLAASHEGMKPGVHTLPDEIDREIAGLKLESMGMTIDELSPEQRDYLDSWH